In the Micromonospora narathiwatensis genome, one interval contains:
- a CDS encoding pyridoxal-phosphate dependent enzyme produces MTSPTAHLRGAHRHAPWVSLRCAGGHAASDPALWRCPDCEAPWELATSPEFDPQAIDTTTWSLWRYAAMLPAVPPITLGEGGTPLVRVAVPEGEFLAKLEFLSPTGSYKDRGTAVVVSHLRALGIEEAVEDSSGNAGASLAAYAAAAGVRARVFVPAHAGAGKKRQMAEMGAEVVEVAGGRGAAAVACRQDTGAAAYASHCWNPLFLSGQSTCAWEIWEQLGGSVPDAVVCPVGQGNLFLGLARGFATLRRAGLVAAVPRMYAVQSAACAPVAQAWRAGWPQPVAVDEGVTIAEGILTSRPVRGDEILRVLRHTGGAAVSVADDEVRAAQRHLRGAGLSVEPTSAVAVAALPLLRDQLAGAEVVVPLTGSGLKTL; encoded by the coding sequence GTGACGTCGCCGACCGCCCACCTGCGCGGTGCTCACCGGCACGCGCCGTGGGTGAGCCTGCGGTGCGCCGGCGGGCACGCCGCGTCCGACCCGGCGCTGTGGCGGTGTCCGGACTGCGAGGCCCCCTGGGAACTGGCCACCTCGCCGGAGTTCGATCCACAGGCGATCGACACCACCACGTGGTCGCTGTGGCGTTACGCGGCCATGCTGCCGGCCGTACCGCCGATCACCCTCGGCGAGGGCGGCACGCCGCTCGTGCGGGTCGCCGTGCCCGAGGGGGAGTTCCTGGCGAAGCTGGAGTTCCTGTCACCGACCGGCTCGTACAAGGACCGTGGGACCGCCGTGGTGGTCAGCCACCTGCGAGCGCTGGGCATCGAGGAGGCCGTCGAGGACTCCTCGGGTAACGCCGGTGCGTCGCTGGCGGCGTACGCGGCGGCGGCCGGGGTACGGGCCCGGGTGTTCGTACCCGCGCACGCCGGTGCGGGGAAGAAACGCCAGATGGCCGAGATGGGGGCCGAGGTCGTCGAGGTGGCGGGCGGCCGGGGCGCCGCGGCCGTCGCCTGCCGGCAGGACACCGGCGCCGCCGCGTACGCCAGTCACTGCTGGAACCCGCTCTTCCTCAGCGGGCAGTCGACCTGCGCCTGGGAGATCTGGGAGCAGCTCGGCGGCTCGGTGCCCGACGCCGTGGTCTGCCCCGTCGGGCAGGGCAACCTCTTTCTCGGGTTGGCCCGCGGGTTCGCGACGCTGCGACGGGCCGGGCTCGTGGCCGCCGTGCCGAGAATGTACGCCGTGCAGTCGGCGGCCTGCGCGCCCGTGGCGCAGGCCTGGCGAGCGGGCTGGCCGCAGCCGGTGGCGGTCGACGAGGGGGTGACGATCGCCGAGGGGATTCTGACCAGCCGTCCGGTACGCGGCGACGAGATTCTCCGGGTGCTGCGCCACACCGGCGGGGCGGCGGTCAGCGTCGCCGACGATGAGGTCCGCGCCGCGCAGCGGCATCTGCGGGGGGCCGGCCTGTCCGTCGAGCCGACGAGCGCGGTGGCCGTCGCCGCCCTGCCGCTGTTGCGTGACCAGCTCGCCGGAGCCGAGGTCGTGGTGCCGCTGACCGGCTCAGGTCTGAAGACGCTGTGA
- a CDS encoding alpha/beta fold hydrolase, translated as MRAARVGRWTGLLVAGVMCATLGPGTRPAPKDETPSAATTALRAEPRLTGSLPCSDSAGFTCSYLTVPLDRGGGAPGSLRLRVATADNAAAPRGTLLLLTGGPGQAGAGLLPRLRQRFSYLLDDYRLVMIDQRGTGAGALACEPLQAEVGSSDVTVPTPEAVRECARLLGSNRDHYTTADTVADLEDLRRALGVPQWTLDGVSYGSFVAQHYGLTFPHRVRRMVLDSVVPQDGPDALYVAGLRRAGWTLRQACQEQGCGFDPAAALADVVRRYDNGVGVFDLIVVASIVDPKLTGTRFVPVLALLRLAAQGDPAPLNEAIAELRGGGGTPPGQYSAGLHLATLCADLIHAPWGDSTTPSGQREPAVDQTVRELRTDQVWPFEPRTAVGHGVVQGCRHWPPSRPNPQPPHPRLTMPVLLINGDRDLSTPLEWAVEQAARTPHGKLVTVPGMGHSIQGRNPVGDRAVRDFLLA; from the coding sequence GTGCGGGCAGCTCGGGTGGGACGCTGGACCGGTCTCCTCGTGGCCGGCGTCATGTGCGCCACGCTGGGCCCCGGGACGCGGCCCGCCCCGAAGGACGAGACGCCCAGTGCGGCGACAACCGCACTCCGGGCCGAGCCCCGGCTCACCGGCTCGCTGCCCTGTTCCGACAGTGCCGGCTTCACCTGCTCGTACCTGACGGTGCCGCTGGACCGCGGTGGCGGCGCACCGGGATCGCTGCGGTTGCGGGTCGCGACCGCCGACAACGCGGCCGCACCTCGTGGCACGCTTCTGCTGCTCACCGGCGGGCCGGGACAAGCGGGCGCCGGCCTGCTTCCACGGCTTCGTCAACGCTTCTCCTACCTTCTCGACGACTACCGGCTCGTCATGATCGACCAGCGGGGCACGGGGGCGGGCGCCCTCGCCTGCGAGCCGCTCCAGGCCGAGGTGGGCTCGTCCGACGTCACCGTGCCGACGCCCGAGGCGGTACGCGAGTGTGCGCGCCTGCTCGGCTCGAACCGTGACCACTACACGACGGCGGATACCGTCGCGGACCTGGAGGACCTGCGTCGGGCGCTCGGCGTACCGCAGTGGACGCTGGACGGGGTGTCCTACGGATCGTTCGTCGCCCAACACTACGGACTGACGTTTCCACACCGGGTACGCCGGATGGTGCTCGACTCGGTGGTCCCGCAGGACGGGCCCGATGCCCTGTATGTCGCCGGCCTGCGCCGCGCCGGGTGGACGCTGCGCCAGGCATGCCAGGAACAGGGCTGCGGTTTCGACCCGGCGGCGGCGCTGGCCGACGTCGTTCGCCGCTACGACAACGGGGTCGGCGTATTCGACCTGATCGTGGTCGCGAGCATCGTCGATCCGAAACTGACCGGCACGAGGTTCGTCCCGGTGCTGGCGCTCCTGCGGCTGGCCGCCCAGGGGGATCCGGCCCCCCTCAACGAGGCCATCGCCGAACTGCGGGGCGGCGGTGGCACGCCCCCCGGGCAGTACAGCGCGGGCCTGCACCTGGCGACACTCTGCGCGGACCTGATCCACGCACCGTGGGGAGACTCGACGACACCGTCGGGGCAGCGGGAGCCGGCCGTCGACCAGACGGTGCGAGAGCTGCGCACCGATCAGGTGTGGCCGTTCGAGCCGCGGACCGCGGTCGGACACGGCGTCGTTCAAGGCTGCCGGCACTGGCCACCGTCGCGCCCGAACCCGCAGCCACCGCACCCACGGCTGACCATGCCCGTACTCCTGATCAACGGTGACCGGGACCTCTCGACACCACTTGAGTGGGCGGTCGAGCAGGCCGCCCGGACGCCGCACGGCAAGCTGGTCACCGTCCCGGGCATGGGACACTCGATCCAGGGCCGCAACCCGGTCGGCGATCGGGCCGTACGCGACTTTCTGCTCGCCTGA
- a CDS encoding AfsR/SARP family transcriptional regulator produces the protein MEIRLLGAVELYRDGVRVELGRRQERCVLGLLALDTGQIIDAGRLISRVWNDRPPESARAALQTLIARLRGRLTAEHPVILTRGSGYLIDIPPEQVDLHRFTAAVAAAQKDPDPASRSATIARALTTWRGPLLAGAAEGPLFARLNAGLKDQFLLAHELYAEAELATGHHHQVLKTLPDLLAQHPGRERTAALLMRARYEAGDIAGALSAFDTTRRYLADELGLDPGAELVALQRALLNREGSADSPVLLQPPRPAAATLPLPRQLPPDVRGFVGRKAELEALDHLLTPDGQRPATAIVVSAIAGTAGVGKTTLAVHWAHRLTDRYPDGTLYTNLQGFDPTGMVTTADEALHGFLDALGVAAQQVPPTLRAKTALYRSLLAQRRMLVVLDNARDAEHVRPLLPGSPGCLVIITSRYKLTGLVAAEGAQPLELGLLDHTESLRLLAGRLGEARVRAEPQAVEEIVTGCAGLPLALALVAAQAASHPQIPLQRLASELRSAPRPLDAFSSDDTPTDARAVFSWSYAALSPGAAELFCRLGLHPGAAISARAAASLDGIEPARARALLTELVRAHLVMHESPDRYTSHDLLRAYSRELAGGGDPAGNDRTVDRLVDHYLHTAHVADRLLDPHRDHIVLPEPVPGAVAEPLGSHDEALRWYVTEHAELLAVFGLACARRLDRVVWQLAWSLGNYFERQGHWEVWTETLTAGLLAAERLGDRAAQARCLRSLARASARLGDHQRSLSYLDGALKLYADLGDEVGEAYVHLNLNVILSDLRRYDHSLSCAQQALTLYEKAGHQAGLALALNALGWCHAQLGNPAAALEHCQRSLDLHQRIGHTAGEADTWDSVGYAYRAMGDLPHAAAAYRQALGLFHELGDRYNQATAHICVGDIEQACGRTTEARQSWISALAILRELSHPDTEAVRARLAPRGSDVAPPPADHEALSRRRAARWVTPRHT, from the coding sequence TTGGAGATCCGTCTGCTCGGGGCGGTCGAGCTGTACCGGGACGGCGTTCGCGTCGAGCTCGGCCGTCGTCAGGAACGGTGCGTGCTCGGCCTGCTCGCCCTGGACACGGGCCAGATCATCGATGCCGGCCGCCTGATCAGCCGGGTCTGGAACGATCGGCCGCCCGAGTCGGCGCGCGCCGCCCTGCAGACCCTGATCGCGCGTCTGCGGGGGCGGCTCACCGCGGAGCACCCGGTGATCCTGACGAGGGGCTCCGGCTACCTGATCGACATTCCGCCGGAACAGGTGGATCTGCACCGGTTCACGGCCGCGGTGGCAGCGGCGCAGAAGGACCCGGATCCGGCCTCCCGTTCGGCCACCATCGCCCGCGCGCTGACGACCTGGCGTGGGCCGCTGCTGGCCGGCGCGGCCGAGGGGCCGCTGTTCGCCCGGCTCAACGCCGGCCTCAAGGACCAGTTCCTGCTGGCGCACGAGCTTTACGCCGAGGCCGAGCTGGCCACCGGCCACCACCATCAGGTGCTGAAGACGCTGCCCGACCTGCTGGCACAGCACCCCGGCCGGGAGCGGACGGCGGCGCTGCTGATGCGCGCGCGCTACGAGGCCGGCGACATCGCGGGTGCGCTGTCCGCTTTCGACACCACCCGGCGCTACCTGGCCGACGAGCTCGGGCTCGACCCGGGCGCGGAGCTGGTCGCGCTGCAGCGGGCGCTGCTCAATCGGGAGGGCTCGGCCGACTCTCCGGTACTCCTTCAGCCGCCACGGCCGGCGGCCGCGACCCTGCCCCTGCCCCGGCAGCTGCCGCCCGACGTACGCGGCTTTGTCGGCCGGAAGGCCGAGCTGGAAGCGCTCGACCACCTGCTGACGCCGGACGGGCAGCGGCCGGCGACGGCCATCGTCGTCTCGGCCATCGCGGGCACGGCCGGGGTCGGCAAGACCACCCTCGCCGTGCACTGGGCGCACCGCCTCACCGACCGGTACCCCGACGGCACTCTCTACACAAACCTGCAGGGCTTCGATCCCACCGGCATGGTGACGACGGCCGATGAGGCGCTCCATGGCTTCCTCGACGCGCTGGGCGTCGCGGCGCAGCAGGTTCCGCCGACCCTGCGGGCCAAGACGGCCCTGTACCGCAGCCTGCTCGCCCAGCGGCGCATGCTCGTGGTACTCGACAACGCCCGCGACGCCGAGCATGTCCGGCCACTGCTGCCGGGATCGCCCGGCTGCCTGGTCATCATCACCAGCCGGTACAAGCTGACCGGGCTCGTAGCCGCCGAGGGAGCCCAGCCGCTGGAGCTGGGCCTGCTCGACCACACGGAGTCGCTGCGGCTGCTCGCCGGGCGGCTCGGCGAGGCCCGCGTCCGCGCCGAGCCGCAGGCCGTCGAGGAGATCGTGACCGGCTGCGCAGGGCTGCCGCTGGCTCTCGCCCTCGTCGCCGCGCAGGCCGCCTCCCATCCGCAGATCCCGTTGCAGCGCTTGGCATCCGAGCTGCGCTCGGCACCACGGCCGCTGGACGCGTTCAGCAGCGACGACACACCGACCGACGCGCGGGCGGTCTTCTCGTGGTCCTACGCGGCGCTCAGTCCCGGCGCGGCAGAGCTGTTCTGCCGGCTCGGCCTGCATCCCGGGGCGGCCATCTCCGCCCGTGCCGCGGCAAGTCTCGACGGCATCGAGCCGGCCCGGGCTCGGGCGCTGCTGACCGAACTGGTGCGCGCGCACCTGGTCATGCACGAGTCTCCGGACCGGTACACGTCGCATGATCTGCTCCGGGCGTATTCGCGCGAGCTTGCCGGGGGCGGCGACCCGGCCGGCAACGACCGGACCGTCGACCGGTTGGTGGATCACTACCTGCACACGGCGCATGTCGCCGATCGCCTGCTCGACCCGCATCGCGACCACATCGTCCTGCCCGAGCCGGTGCCGGGCGCGGTCGCGGAGCCGCTCGGCTCGCACGACGAGGCACTCCGTTGGTATGTCACCGAGCATGCCGAACTGCTGGCGGTCTTCGGGCTGGCGTGCGCGCGGCGGCTCGACCGGGTCGTGTGGCAGCTGGCCTGGAGCCTCGGGAACTACTTCGAGCGGCAAGGACATTGGGAAGTCTGGACGGAGACGCTCACCGCGGGGCTGCTCGCGGCCGAACGGCTCGGCGACCGCGCGGCACAGGCCCGTTGTCTGCGATCGCTCGCCCGGGCATCCGCCCGACTCGGCGACCACCAGCGCTCACTGTCCTATTTGGACGGGGCACTGAAGTTGTACGCCGACCTGGGTGACGAGGTGGGCGAGGCCTACGTGCACCTCAACCTCAATGTGATCCTTTCCGATTTGCGCCGGTACGACCACTCGCTGTCGTGCGCCCAGCAGGCCCTGACTCTGTACGAGAAGGCAGGCCACCAGGCCGGGCTGGCGCTGGCGCTCAACGCGCTCGGCTGGTGCCACGCACAGCTCGGCAACCCGGCCGCCGCCCTTGAGCACTGCCAGCGGTCGCTGGACCTGCACCAGCGTATCGGCCACACCGCGGGCGAGGCCGACACCTGGGACAGCGTCGGTTACGCCTATCGCGCGATGGGCGACCTGCCCCACGCCGCGGCCGCGTACCGGCAGGCATTGGGGCTCTTTCACGAGTTGGGAGACCGGTACAACCAAGCCACGGCGCACATCTGCGTCGGCGACATCGAGCAGGCTTGCGGCCGTACGACGGAGGCCCGGCAGAGCTGGATCTCGGCCCTGGCCATCCTCCGCGAGCTCAGCCACCCCGATACCGAAGCCGTACGCGCCCGCCTCGCTCCACGCGGGTCCGATGTGGCGCCGCCCCCTGCCGACCACGAAGCGCTCTCGCGAAGGCGGGCGGCGCGGTGGGTGACACCGCGCCATACTTGA
- a CDS encoding DUF2690 domain-containing protein — translation MFKNKIASALALFAVTVLAAVIVQPGAAQAASCWSTECEYKDPSSTGCDASGVQTLEEITGTLSRMKVELRYSATCHTVWARGTFSGTYQRNLKLWLLDSNGNGISRQWDAYIAYNKSVKWTTMFSYNRLTKACTSDPLFGMGTLECTRLR, via the coding sequence ATGTTCAAAAACAAGATTGCGAGTGCACTCGCACTGTTCGCCGTCACGGTATTGGCCGCCGTGATCGTCCAGCCCGGTGCCGCTCAGGCCGCCAGCTGCTGGAGCACCGAATGCGAGTACAAGGATCCGAGTTCGACCGGGTGTGACGCCTCGGGCGTGCAGACCCTTGAGGAGATCACGGGCACCTTGTCGCGGATGAAGGTGGAGCTTCGGTACTCGGCGACCTGCCACACGGTGTGGGCCCGCGGCACGTTCAGTGGCACATATCAGAGAAATCTCAAGCTGTGGCTGCTCGACAGTAACGGGAACGGCATCTCGCGGCAGTGGGATGCCTACATCGCGTACAACAAGAGCGTGAAGTGGACGACCATGTTCAGCTACAACCGCTTGACCAAGGCATGCACCTCGGATCCCCTGTTCGGGATGGGCACATTGGAGTGCACCCGTCTGCGCTGA
- a CDS encoding TetR/AcrR family transcriptional regulator gives MTGLRERWRLKAMRTIQERALDLFDERGFGAVTIEEIAAAAEVSPSSVYRYFGTKEGLLVADEFDSMSREMLEDLLDPGDPIGSLLRAVRAYESAPEAAPRPEDAERDPRAARSPWRRVRYFFTEPSVRMAACAALDRASQRIAPLIAATGELSDTQARVAANALAFGYFAALEQWYLDGGDRPIADYVEEGMRPLRSIWSPTDRARLV, from the coding sequence ATGACCGGGCTTCGTGAGCGCTGGCGACTCAAAGCGATGCGCACCATCCAGGAACGCGCTCTCGATCTGTTCGACGAGCGAGGGTTCGGCGCCGTGACGATCGAGGAGATCGCGGCCGCGGCCGAGGTCTCGCCGTCGTCGGTGTACCGCTACTTCGGCACGAAGGAAGGGCTCCTCGTCGCCGACGAGTTCGACAGCATGAGCCGAGAGATGCTCGAAGACCTCCTTGATCCCGGGGATCCGATCGGCAGCCTGCTCCGCGCCGTCCGGGCGTACGAATCCGCGCCGGAGGCAGCGCCTCGCCCCGAGGACGCGGAACGGGACCCGCGGGCCGCACGCAGCCCGTGGCGCAGGGTTCGTTACTTCTTCACCGAACCATCGGTGCGGATGGCCGCCTGTGCCGCGCTCGACCGGGCGAGCCAACGGATCGCTCCGCTCATCGCGGCGACCGGAGAGCTGAGCGACACGCAGGCGCGCGTGGCCGCGAACGCCCTCGCGTTCGGCTACTTCGCCGCACTCGAGCAGTGGTACCTCGACGGGGGCGACCGTCCCATCGCCGACTACGTCGAGGAAGGCATGCGACCGCTACGCAGCATCTGGTCGCCGACCGACCGCGCGCGTCTCGTATGA
- a CDS encoding nitroreductase/quinone reductase family protein, which translates to MTARRMGPRTIGRAVVRGAAALKRSMYRGGRPTAFTRLVNRLDAVVYRSRFLSPRHAAVLKVVGRRSGSITSVPVAVTEHQGGEFLVSMLGPDANWVRNVHAAGGKAALCRHGRETPVVLEEVPPERRAEILRRYLAIAPGARPHLGLEPTAPLARFRQIAPRHPAYRILERPARTGRQQASQ; encoded by the coding sequence GTGACCGCCAGGCGGATGGGGCCTCGGACCATCGGCCGTGCCGTCGTACGCGGGGCCGCCGCGCTCAAGCGCTCGATGTATCGAGGCGGACGGCCCACCGCGTTCACCCGGCTCGTGAACCGTCTCGACGCCGTGGTGTACCGGTCCCGGTTCCTGTCACCGCGCCATGCCGCCGTGCTCAAGGTGGTGGGGCGGCGCAGTGGGAGCATCACCTCGGTCCCGGTCGCGGTCACCGAGCATCAAGGCGGCGAATTCCTCGTGTCGATGCTCGGGCCGGACGCGAACTGGGTGCGCAACGTCCACGCCGCGGGCGGCAAGGCTGCTCTCTGTCGCCACGGTCGCGAGACTCCGGTCGTGCTGGAGGAAGTCCCACCCGAGCGCCGTGCTGAGATTCTGCGTCGCTACCTCGCCATCGCCCCCGGCGCGCGACCGCATCTCGGGCTTGAGCCGACGGCTCCGCTGGCGAGGTTCCGCCAGATCGCACCTCGCCACCCGGCCTACCGAATTCTTGAGCGGCCGGCTCGTACCGGAAGGCAGCAGGCGAGCCAGTGA
- a CDS encoding FAD-dependent monooxygenase, with the protein MARTAVVIGAGIGGLGTAIGLRRAGWQVTVLERVAAFRPVGAGLVLQANGLRCLDALGLGAVVREQGQDDVSGGTRRSDGRWLARIEAGELEHVLGTSAIGIHRAALHELLLGALPDGVVVTGAEVRAVTVDGDVTYQTQDGPVRVTADLVIGADGIHSTVRELLWPEAAVPTHIGVRAWRGVTPAWNGDLVVAISWGRGAEFGMVPLVDGRVYWYGAVNAAPGGPAGDETARVRARFGDWHDPIPALIAATGTVLRDDLACLDEPLTTYVKGRVALLGDAAHPMTPHLGQGANQALEDAVVLASVAHRPDGLATYDRQRRPRSQQVAKASRAIGRFGQQLDNPVAVATRNALLRLTPPRLALRSMARYAGWHPPVIAADGHTP; encoded by the coding sequence ATGGCGCGGACGGCGGTGGTGATCGGAGCCGGCATCGGCGGGCTGGGCACGGCCATCGGCCTGCGCCGCGCCGGCTGGCAGGTGACGGTGCTCGAACGGGTCGCCGCCTTTCGCCCGGTCGGGGCGGGCCTGGTCCTCCAGGCGAACGGGCTGCGCTGCCTCGACGCGCTCGGCCTCGGCGCGGTCGTACGGGAGCAGGGCCAGGACGACGTGTCCGGCGGCACCCGCAGATCCGACGGCCGGTGGCTGGCCCGCATCGAGGCCGGCGAACTGGAACATGTGCTCGGCACCTCCGCGATCGGCATCCACCGCGCCGCCCTGCACGAACTCCTGCTCGGAGCCCTGCCAGACGGCGTCGTCGTCACCGGCGCCGAGGTCCGTGCCGTCACCGTGGACGGCGACGTCACCTATCAGACCCAGGACGGGCCGGTCCGGGTCACCGCCGATCTCGTGATCGGTGCCGACGGCATCCACAGCACCGTGCGCGAGCTGCTCTGGCCGGAGGCCGCCGTACCGACCCACATCGGCGTGCGAGCGTGGCGCGGGGTCACGCCGGCCTGGAACGGCGACCTCGTCGTCGCGATCAGTTGGGGCCGGGGCGCCGAGTTCGGCATGGTGCCGCTCGTCGACGGCCGCGTCTACTGGTACGGCGCCGTCAACGCCGCGCCCGGCGGACCGGCCGGCGACGAGACGGCCCGGGTCCGCGCCCGGTTCGGCGACTGGCACGACCCGATCCCGGCCCTCATCGCCGCGACCGGCACCGTCCTACGCGACGACCTCGCGTGTCTCGACGAGCCGCTCACGACATACGTCAAGGGCCGGGTCGCCCTGCTCGGCGACGCCGCCCACCCGATGACACCCCACCTCGGCCAGGGCGCCAACCAGGCGCTCGAGGACGCCGTCGTCCTGGCCTCCGTCGCCCACCGGCCCGACGGGCTCGCCACCTACGACCGGCAGCGCCGCCCGCGCAGCCAGCAGGTGGCGAAGGCATCCCGCGCGATCGGCCGCTTCGGCCAGCAACTGGACAACCCGGTCGCCGTTGCCACCCGCAACGCCTTGCTGCGGCTGACCCCGCCGCGGCTGGCGCTGCGCTCGATGGCCCGCTACGCCGGCTGGCACCCGCCGGTCATCGCGGCCGACGGCCACACACCATGA
- a CDS encoding TetR/AcrR family transcriptional regulator — protein sequence MPTDRFAVLTDAAIDVLAELGMRGLTHRAVDTRAGLPQGTTSAYFRTRKALIEAVVRRLADLDRADLDAARLPGEAGAPTLAMDDVDAVAAGIAAILDRWMSTARNRTLARYACLLEATHHPELRTILVHGEASRVQSRSMLAAVGARQPERAGDHLVACIDGLLFDRLAGAGASTAPPPGTAANRADLTVAIATLLRAFAGQSPEARHSGA from the coding sequence ATGCCGACCGACCGCTTCGCGGTCCTGACCGACGCCGCGATCGACGTGCTCGCCGAACTCGGGATGCGCGGTCTCACCCACCGCGCCGTCGACACGCGGGCCGGGCTGCCGCAGGGCACCACGTCCGCGTACTTCCGCACCCGCAAGGCGCTCATCGAGGCGGTGGTACGCCGGCTCGCCGACCTCGACCGGGCGGACCTGGACGCGGCCCGGCTGCCGGGCGAAGCCGGCGCCCCGACGCTCGCGATGGACGACGTCGACGCGGTGGCCGCCGGCATCGCCGCCATCCTCGACCGGTGGATGAGCACGGCACGCAACCGCACCCTCGCCCGCTACGCCTGCCTGCTGGAGGCCACCCACCACCCCGAACTGCGGACCATCCTCGTGCACGGCGAAGCCTCGCGCGTCCAGTCGAGGTCGATGCTGGCGGCCGTCGGCGCGCGGCAGCCGGAGCGGGCCGGCGACCATCTCGTCGCCTGCATCGACGGCCTGCTGTTCGACCGGCTGGCCGGGGCGGGCGCCAGCACCGCGCCCCCACCCGGAACGGCCGCGAACCGCGCGGACCTGACCGTCGCGATCGCGACACTGCTGCGGGCGTTCGCCGGCCAGAGCCCCGAGGCGCGTCACTCCGGCGCGTGA
- a CDS encoding ArsB/NhaD family transporter has protein sequence MSAVAAIVIFAVAFFFIATEKIHRVAVVLTAAGLMALLRLVPGNDVFFSEHAGIDWNVIFLLLGMMIIVGIVKRTGLFEFLAIWAAKKSGGRPYRLMVMLMFITAVASPFLDNVTTIMLVAPVTLLVCDKLGVSAVPYLIAEALASNIGGAATLIGDPPNIIIASRAGLTFNDFLVHMAPVVTVAFIVFVVMCRWLFRRSFEYHPERVAEVLALDEREAITDVRLLARCLAVLGLVIAAFSLHTVVHLEPAIVALLGAGAMVLVTRSTPEQFLPEVEWSTLVFFMGLFIMVGGLVETGVVGAVGHWAVGAVGDDYFAAASSLLFGSAVLGAFLDNIPYVATTAPIVEDIVAESGNPAAMQPLWWAFALGADFGGNGTAVAASANVVVLGVAARAGHPIGFWQFTRYGIVTTVVTTVVAWAYVWLRYFA, from the coding sequence ATGAGCGCCGTCGCCGCCATCGTCATCTTCGCGGTGGCCTTCTTCTTCATCGCCACCGAGAAGATCCACCGGGTCGCCGTGGTGCTGACCGCCGCCGGGTTGATGGCGCTGCTGCGCCTGGTACCCGGCAACGACGTCTTCTTCTCCGAGCACGCCGGCATCGACTGGAACGTCATCTTCCTGCTGCTCGGCATGATGATCATCGTCGGTATCGTCAAGCGGACCGGCCTGTTCGAGTTCCTCGCGATCTGGGCGGCGAAGAAGTCCGGGGGCCGGCCGTACCGGCTGATGGTGATGCTCATGTTCATCACGGCGGTGGCGTCGCCGTTCCTGGACAACGTCACCACCATCATGCTCGTGGCACCGGTGACCCTGCTGGTCTGCGACAAGTTGGGCGTCTCCGCCGTGCCCTACCTGATCGCGGAGGCGCTCGCCTCGAACATCGGTGGCGCGGCCACGCTGATCGGCGACCCGCCGAACATCATCATCGCCAGCCGAGCCGGTCTCACCTTCAACGACTTCCTGGTGCACATGGCGCCGGTGGTCACCGTGGCGTTCATCGTGTTCGTGGTGATGTGCCGGTGGCTGTTCCGTCGCTCCTTCGAATACCACCCGGAACGGGTCGCGGAGGTGCTCGCCCTCGACGAGCGTGAGGCCATCACCGACGTCCGGCTGCTGGCGCGCTGCCTGGCCGTCCTCGGTCTGGTCATCGCCGCCTTCTCGCTGCACACCGTCGTGCACCTCGAGCCGGCCATCGTGGCCCTGCTCGGCGCGGGCGCGATGGTCCTGGTCACCCGCTCCACCCCGGAGCAGTTCCTCCCCGAGGTGGAATGGTCCACGCTGGTGTTCTTCATGGGCCTGTTCATCATGGTCGGCGGGCTGGTGGAGACCGGGGTGGTCGGCGCCGTCGGCCACTGGGCGGTCGGCGCCGTCGGCGACGACTATTTCGCCGCCGCGTCCTCGCTGCTGTTCGGCTCGGCCGTTCTCGGGGCGTTCCTGGACAACATCCCGTACGTCGCCACCACCGCGCCGATCGTCGAGGACATCGTGGCGGAGAGCGGCAACCCCGCCGCCATGCAGCCGCTGTGGTGGGCCTTCGCCCTCGGCGCCGACTTCGGCGGCAACGGCACCGCGGTGGCGGCGAGCGCCAACGTGGTGGTGCTCGGGGTGGCCGCCCGCGCCGGCCACCCCATCGGGTTCTGGCAGTTCACCAGGTACGGCATCGTCACCACCGTCGTCACCACCGTGGTCGCCTGGGCCTACGTCTGGCTGCGCTACTTCGCCTGA
- a CDS encoding VOC family protein, whose amino-acid sequence MALGWKLVLDTGDPHRQAVFWAEALGYQVEDNSDLIERLLAAGTVDESLCVEFQGRLFWRDAAAVRHPDDPFDPVSGTGLGRRLLFNRVPEPKTVKNRLHVDIHADQGQREAMVARLREHGATLVRHVKEPGGEWTVLTDPEGNEFCVA is encoded by the coding sequence ATGGCACTCGGTTGGAAACTGGTTCTCGACACGGGCGACCCGCACCGTCAGGCCGTGTTCTGGGCGGAGGCGTTGGGTTATCAGGTCGAGGACAACAGCGACCTGATCGAGCGACTGCTGGCCGCCGGGACGGTCGACGAGAGTCTGTGTGTCGAGTTCCAGGGGCGGCTGTTCTGGCGGGACGCCGCCGCTGTCCGGCATCCCGACGACCCGTTCGACCCGGTCAGCGGTACGGGCCTGGGCCGACGCCTGCTGTTCAACCGGGTTCCGGAGCCGAAGACGGTGAAGAACCGGCTGCACGTCGACATCCATGCCGATCAGGGCCAGCGGGAGGCGATGGTGGCCCGGCTGCGGGAGCACGGCGCGACGCTGGTCCGCCACGTCAAGGAGCCGGGGGGTGAGTGGACCGTGCTCACCGACCCGGAGGGCAACGAGTTCTGCGTCGCCTGA